One Leifsonia shinshuensis DNA window includes the following coding sequences:
- a CDS encoding ABC transporter ATP-binding protein — protein MYTLTNVTKKYRQSSREVIALDDVTLEIPDGQLVAIQGPTGGGKSTLLQMLGALDRPTSGSVELGPASLSKLGDGKLTGIRANEIGFVFQGFNLIPTLTAQENVETALAPLKVSAEERKRRAAEALASVGLADRGSHLPSELSGGQQQRVAIARALVKNPDVLLADEPTGNLDEETRDEIMDLLEGLWRDRGLTVIVVTHDTAVAKRAQRRLHIKHGQVKEVA, from the coding sequence GTGTACACCCTCACGAACGTCACCAAGAAGTACCGCCAGTCCAGCCGCGAGGTCATCGCCCTCGACGACGTCACCCTGGAGATCCCCGACGGCCAGCTCGTCGCCATCCAGGGGCCGACCGGAGGCGGCAAGTCGACGCTGCTGCAGATGCTCGGCGCGCTCGACCGGCCCACCTCCGGATCGGTGGAGCTGGGACCTGCCAGCCTGTCGAAGCTCGGCGACGGCAAGCTCACCGGCATCCGCGCCAACGAGATCGGCTTCGTCTTCCAGGGCTTCAACCTGATCCCGACGCTGACGGCGCAGGAGAACGTCGAGACCGCGCTCGCCCCGCTCAAGGTCAGCGCGGAGGAGCGCAAGCGCCGCGCTGCCGAGGCGCTCGCCTCGGTGGGCCTGGCCGACCGCGGCAGCCACCTCCCGTCGGAGCTCTCCGGAGGTCAGCAGCAGCGCGTCGCGATCGCCCGCGCCCTGGTGAAGAACCCGGACGTGCTGCTGGCCGACGAGCCCACCGGCAACCTGGACGAGGAGACCCGCGACGAGATCATGGACCTCCTGGAGGGCCTCTGGCGCGACCGCGGGCTGACCGTCATCGTCGTCACGCACGACACGGCGGTGGCCAAGCGCGCCCAGCGCCGCCTCCACATCAAGCACGGCCAGGTCAAAGAGGTCGCGTAG
- a CDS encoding pentapeptide repeat-containing protein, with protein MDIIRGEDWYGRDLDGLEFDGVEFIDVDLTEVRSSGTTFTACTFRSVRFNVSEHTDSAFVNCTFVGCNFFDSTFRRCKVTGSSFSGCEFALLKVEGGNWSFVDLGRAELRGAEFTGVKLREADLSRARCAEAVFSGCDLSAAVLAGADFSAANLVGSDLTGVDPAAVGLRGATIDERQAVLLAEAAGMTVVATPS; from the coding sequence GTGGACATCATCCGGGGTGAGGACTGGTACGGGCGCGACCTCGACGGGCTCGAGTTCGACGGCGTCGAGTTCATCGACGTCGACCTGACCGAGGTGCGCTCGAGCGGCACCACGTTCACCGCGTGCACGTTCCGGTCGGTGCGGTTCAACGTCAGCGAGCACACCGACAGCGCCTTCGTGAACTGCACGTTCGTCGGCTGCAACTTCTTCGACTCCACCTTCCGGCGGTGCAAGGTCACCGGCAGCAGCTTCAGCGGCTGCGAGTTCGCGCTCCTGAAGGTGGAGGGCGGCAACTGGTCGTTCGTGGACCTCGGCCGTGCCGAGCTGCGCGGCGCCGAGTTCACCGGAGTGAAGCTGCGGGAGGCCGACCTCAGCCGGGCGCGCTGCGCCGAGGCCGTCTTCTCCGGCTGCGACCTGTCGGCCGCGGTGCTCGCCGGAGCCGACTTCTCGGCGGCGAACCTGGTCGGCAGCGACCTGACCGGGGTCGACCCGGCCGCGGTCGGCCTCCGCGGCGCCACGATCGACGAGCGCCAGGCCGTTCTCCTCGCCGAGGCCGCCGGCATGACCGTCGTCGCCACTCCGTCCTGA
- a CDS encoding sugar phosphate isomerase/epimerase family protein has product MTDVESGRTHPVTLFTGQWADLTLEEVAKHASEWGYDGLEIACSGEHLDVWRAAEDDAYLQGRLDILDKYGLKVWAISNHLKGQAVCDDPIDFRHQAIVGSKVWGDGEPEGVRQRAAEELKLTAKVARKLGVDTVVGFTGSSIWPYVAQFPPVPASVIDAGYQDFADRWNPILDVFDGEGVRFAHEVHPSEIAYDYWTSVRSLEAIDHREAFGFNWDPSHMMWQDIDPVGFIVDFQDRIYHVDCKDTRLRPKNGRAGVLGSHLPWGDPRRGWDFVSTGHGDVPWEDSFRALESIGYTGPISIEWEDAGMDRLHGAKEAVGYIRSLLWKLPTASFDAAFSNQD; this is encoded by the coding sequence ATGACTGACGTCGAGTCGGGCCGCACGCACCCGGTCACCCTGTTCACCGGCCAGTGGGCCGACCTGACCCTGGAGGAGGTCGCCAAGCACGCCTCCGAGTGGGGCTACGACGGCCTGGAGATCGCCTGTTCGGGCGAGCACCTCGACGTCTGGCGCGCCGCGGAGGACGACGCCTACCTCCAGGGCCGCCTCGACATCCTCGACAAGTACGGTCTGAAGGTCTGGGCCATCTCCAACCACCTCAAGGGCCAGGCCGTCTGCGACGACCCGATCGACTTCCGCCACCAGGCGATCGTCGGCTCCAAGGTGTGGGGCGACGGTGAGCCGGAAGGCGTGCGTCAGCGCGCCGCGGAGGAGCTGAAGCTGACCGCGAAGGTCGCCCGCAAGCTCGGCGTGGACACGGTCGTCGGCTTCACCGGCTCCAGCATCTGGCCGTACGTCGCGCAGTTCCCGCCGGTGCCCGCGTCCGTCATCGACGCCGGCTACCAGGACTTCGCCGACCGCTGGAACCCGATCCTCGACGTGTTCGACGGCGAGGGCGTGCGGTTCGCGCACGAGGTGCACCCGTCGGAGATCGCGTACGACTACTGGACCAGCGTCCGCTCGCTGGAGGCCATCGACCACCGCGAGGCGTTCGGGTTCAACTGGGACCCGTCGCACATGATGTGGCAGGACATCGACCCGGTCGGCTTCATCGTCGACTTCCAGGACCGCATCTACCACGTGGACTGCAAGGACACCCGCCTGCGCCCGAAGAACGGCCGCGCCGGCGTGCTCGGCTCGCACCTGCCCTGGGGCGACCCGCGCCGCGGCTGGGACTTCGTCTCGACCGGGCACGGCGACGTGCCGTGGGAGGACTCGTTCCGCGCCCTGGAGTCGATCGGCTACACCGGCCCGATCTCCATCGAGTGGGAGGATGCCGGCATGGACCGCCTGCACGGCGCCAAGGAGGCCGTGGGCTACATCCGCTCGCTGCTCTGGAAGCTCCCGACGGCGTCGTTCGACGCGGCGTTCAGCAACCAGGACTGA
- a CDS encoding Gfo/Idh/MocA family protein produces MSSESGGLSRRDESTAGARLRVAIVGGGFMAEVHSRAARAARAELAGIVSSSPERSAAAADRLGIGRAYGSLEDVLADDTIDVVHVTTPNALHASQAAAVLASGKDVVCEKPLATTVGDAEALVAAAAGRTATVPFVYRFHPLVREARARFASGAAGQVLTVNASYLQDWLLASGNDNWRVDSEQGGRSRAFADIGSHLVDLVEYVSGDRVARLSAKKRTVFAERASHAGITTEDAAAVVIETSSGAIGTLLVSQVAPGRKNRLWLEIAGSAESVAFDQEQPETLWVGRRSGSLLVPRDADQLSADAARLCVVPSGHPQGYQDAFNAFVADSYAAVAGETPDGLPRFEDGLRAVRITDAVIDSAESGTWIEMGTN; encoded by the coding sequence GTGAGCAGTGAGTCGGGCGGACTGAGCCGGCGGGACGAGAGCACGGCCGGAGCCCGGCTGCGCGTCGCGATCGTCGGCGGCGGATTCATGGCGGAGGTGCACTCGCGCGCCGCGCGGGCCGCGCGCGCCGAGCTGGCGGGCATCGTCTCGTCGTCGCCGGAGCGCTCGGCCGCCGCGGCCGACCGCCTCGGGATCGGCCGGGCGTACGGCTCGCTGGAGGACGTGCTCGCGGACGACACGATCGACGTCGTCCACGTGACCACGCCGAACGCGTTGCACGCGTCCCAGGCCGCGGCCGTGCTGGCCTCCGGCAAGGACGTCGTCTGCGAGAAGCCGCTCGCGACGACGGTCGGCGACGCGGAGGCGCTGGTCGCCGCCGCTGCCGGGCGCACCGCGACCGTTCCGTTCGTCTACCGGTTCCACCCGCTGGTCCGGGAGGCCAGGGCGCGGTTCGCGTCCGGCGCTGCCGGGCAGGTGCTCACCGTGAACGCCTCCTACCTCCAGGACTGGCTGCTGGCCTCCGGCAACGACAACTGGCGCGTCGACTCCGAGCAGGGCGGCCGCTCGCGTGCGTTCGCGGACATCGGCTCGCACCTGGTCGACCTGGTGGAGTACGTGAGCGGCGACCGGGTCGCGCGCCTCTCGGCGAAGAAGCGCACGGTGTTCGCCGAGCGCGCCTCCCACGCCGGCATCACGACGGAGGACGCCGCCGCGGTCGTCATCGAGACTTCTTCGGGCGCCATCGGAACGCTGCTGGTGTCACAGGTCGCCCCCGGCCGCAAGAACCGGCTGTGGCTGGAGATCGCGGGCAGCGCAGAGAGCGTGGCCTTCGACCAGGAGCAGCCGGAGACGCTCTGGGTGGGCCGCCGCTCGGGCAGCCTCCTCGTCCCGCGCGACGCCGACCAGCTCAGCGCCGACGCCGCCCGCCTCTGCGTGGTCCCGTCCGGGCACCCGCAGGGCTACCAGGACGCGTTCAACGCGTTCGTCGCCGACAGCTACGCCGCGGTCGCGGGGGAGACCCCCGACGGCCTGCCGCGCTTCGAGGACGGCCTGCGCGCCGTCCGGATCACCGACGCCGTGATCGACTCCGCCGAGTCGGGCACCTGGATCGAGATGGGAACCAACTGA
- a CDS encoding Gfo/Idh/MocA family protein gives MTGTGKVGVGLIGAGVISNQYLENLTAFPDLDVRFVADIDLDRAKAQAEKYGVPGSGTVEELLADDAIEIVVNLTIPKVHVEVALQALAAGKHVWSEKPFALDRASGVQLLEAAHEKGLRVATAPDTFLGAGIQSSRRLVESGAIGAPLTALTLMQSAGPESWHPNPDFLFQEGAGPLFDIGPYYLTALVQLFGPVKRVSAVASKAKESRVIGSGPRAGESFEVTVPTHVSALYEFESGQTAQSIFSFDSKLGRTQFEVAGLEATLVVPDPNTFEGDLLVHGADGIETLPSTGTTSSRGIGVVELARAIRAGVPERASGEQAFHVLDIMVATIEAGESGAPVDVKSTVTVAPALPEDWDPRAATLA, from the coding sequence ATGACCGGCACCGGGAAGGTCGGCGTCGGCCTCATCGGCGCCGGCGTCATCAGCAACCAGTACCTGGAGAACCTGACCGCGTTCCCGGACCTCGACGTGCGCTTCGTCGCCGACATCGACCTGGACCGCGCGAAGGCCCAGGCCGAGAAGTACGGCGTCCCCGGCTCCGGGACGGTGGAGGAGCTGCTGGCGGACGACGCGATCGAGATCGTCGTCAACCTCACCATCCCCAAGGTGCACGTCGAGGTGGCGCTGCAGGCGCTCGCTGCCGGCAAGCACGTCTGGAGCGAGAAGCCGTTCGCGCTCGACCGCGCCAGCGGCGTGCAGCTGCTGGAGGCCGCCCACGAGAAGGGGCTGCGCGTCGCGACGGCGCCCGACACCTTCCTCGGCGCCGGCATCCAGTCGTCGCGCCGGCTGGTCGAGAGCGGCGCCATCGGCGCTCCGCTGACCGCGCTCACCCTGATGCAGAGCGCCGGCCCGGAGTCGTGGCACCCGAACCCGGACTTCCTGTTCCAGGAGGGCGCCGGTCCGCTGTTCGACATCGGCCCGTACTACCTCACCGCGCTGGTGCAGCTGTTCGGCCCGGTCAAGCGCGTGAGCGCCGTCGCCTCCAAGGCCAAGGAGTCGCGCGTCATCGGCTCCGGCCCGCGCGCGGGCGAGTCGTTCGAGGTCACCGTGCCGACGCACGTCAGCGCGCTCTACGAGTTCGAGAGCGGCCAGACGGCGCAGTCGATCTTCAGCTTCGACTCCAAGCTCGGCCGCACCCAGTTCGAGGTCGCCGGCCTGGAAGCGACGCTCGTCGTCCCCGACCCGAACACCTTCGAGGGCGACCTCCTGGTGCACGGCGCCGACGGCATCGAGACGCTGCCGTCGACCGGCACCACGAGCAGCCGCGGCATCGGTGTCGTCGAGCTGGCGCGGGCCATCCGGGCGGGAGTCCCGGAGCGCGCCTCGGGTGAGCAGGCCTTCCACGTCCTCGACATCATGGTCGCGACCATCGAGGCCGGCGAGTCCGGCGCCCCGGTGGACGTGAAGAGCACCGTCACGGTCGCCCCGGCCCTGCCGGAGGACTGGGACCCGCGCGCGGCGACCCTCGCCTGA
- a CDS encoding sugar phosphate isomerase/epimerase family protein produces MSTSKLSVQLYTVRELLTEDTVGTLRRIADIGFTQVEPFGFLDFADGLRQGFAETGLTAPTTHQGFIGRDDLDTVFAAAADLGIQTVIDPHVPAERWQTAEDVEATAAALNAAAQVAAKHGVRVGYHNHAHELESTIEGVTALEYFASKLAPEVVLEVDTYWVIVGGKDPVELLTKLGDRVVALHIKDGPGTTETKDQVAVGQGSVPVAEIIAAAPDALRVIELDDSRGDRFQAVADSYAFLTTEAFA; encoded by the coding sequence GTGTCGACGTCAAAACTCTCCGTGCAGCTCTATACGGTCCGTGAGCTTCTGACCGAAGACACGGTCGGGACCCTCCGCCGCATCGCGGACATCGGATTCACCCAGGTCGAGCCCTTCGGCTTCCTCGACTTCGCGGACGGCCTCCGCCAGGGCTTCGCCGAGACCGGCCTGACCGCGCCCACCACGCACCAGGGCTTCATCGGCCGCGACGACCTGGACACCGTGTTCGCCGCCGCCGCCGATCTCGGCATCCAGACGGTCATCGACCCGCACGTGCCGGCCGAGCGCTGGCAGACCGCCGAGGACGTGGAGGCCACGGCCGCCGCCCTCAACGCCGCCGCCCAGGTCGCGGCGAAGCACGGGGTCCGCGTCGGATACCACAACCACGCGCACGAGCTCGAGAGCACCATCGAGGGCGTCACCGCGCTCGAGTACTTCGCGAGCAAGCTCGCGCCCGAGGTCGTCCTGGAGGTCGACACCTACTGGGTGATCGTCGGCGGCAAGGACCCGGTCGAGCTCCTGACGAAGCTCGGCGACCGCGTCGTCGCCCTGCACATCAAGGACGGCCCCGGCACCACCGAGACCAAGGACCAGGTGGCCGTCGGCCAGGGCTCCGTGCCCGTCGCCGAGATCATCGCAGCCGCTCCGGACGCCCTCCGCGTCATCGAGCTGGACGACTCGCGCGGCGACCGCTTCCAGGCCGTCGCCGACAGCTACGCCTTCCTCACCACCGAGGCCTTCGCATGA
- a CDS encoding ROK family transcriptional regulator, translating to MTDSVRESGIVAADASDLLAILRDGVPRTRAQLAELTGLARSTIAVRIDTLTESGLVAPAGDDVSTGGRPPARIRFNPDSRVVLAVDLGATHGVVALADLAGTITSSESRRLRISDGPEAVLGWALETAERLYAATGRPLGDLVGVGVGVPGPVEHSTGLPVNPPIMPGWDRFDIPAYVRRVFDVPVLVDNDVNLLALGEHALAWPDQSEMLFVKVATGIGAGIISGGRLQRGAQGSAGDLGHVRVPFTSETPSHGARDADLEALASGPAIARALTAAGIPAETSDDVVALARTGNAEVLQAIRQAGRDLGEVLATCVNLLNPSLVVVGGSLSQVGEQLLAGVREVVYQRSTPLATQHLTITQSRSGETGGVIGAATMVIQDTLGVASRPLPR from the coding sequence ATGACCGACAGTGTCCGGGAGTCCGGCATCGTCGCCGCTGACGCCTCGGACCTCCTGGCGATCCTGCGCGACGGCGTTCCGCGTACCCGCGCGCAGCTCGCCGAGCTGACCGGCCTCGCCCGTTCCACCATCGCGGTGCGCATCGACACGCTGACCGAGTCCGGACTGGTCGCGCCCGCCGGGGACGACGTCTCGACCGGAGGCCGCCCGCCCGCCCGCATCCGGTTCAATCCCGACTCGCGCGTGGTGCTGGCCGTCGACCTCGGCGCCACGCACGGCGTGGTGGCGCTGGCCGACCTCGCCGGCACGATCACGAGCAGCGAGTCCCGCCGCCTCCGCATCTCCGACGGGCCGGAGGCCGTGCTCGGCTGGGCGCTGGAGACCGCGGAGCGCCTGTACGCCGCGACCGGGCGACCGCTCGGCGACCTGGTCGGCGTCGGCGTCGGCGTGCCGGGGCCGGTCGAGCACTCGACGGGCCTGCCGGTGAACCCGCCGATCATGCCCGGCTGGGACCGCTTCGACATCCCGGCGTACGTGCGGCGCGTCTTCGACGTGCCCGTGCTGGTCGACAACGACGTGAACCTGCTCGCCCTCGGCGAGCACGCCCTCGCCTGGCCCGACCAGTCCGAGATGCTCTTCGTCAAGGTCGCGACCGGCATCGGCGCCGGCATCATCAGCGGAGGCCGGCTCCAGCGCGGCGCGCAGGGCTCCGCGGGCGACCTCGGCCACGTGCGCGTGCCGTTCACCAGCGAGACCCCGAGCCACGGCGCCCGCGACGCCGACCTGGAGGCCCTCGCGAGCGGTCCCGCCATCGCGCGGGCGCTCACCGCGGCCGGCATCCCCGCCGAGACGAGCGACGACGTCGTCGCGCTCGCCCGGACCGGCAACGCCGAGGTGCTGCAGGCCATCCGCCAGGCGGGACGCGACCTCGGGGAGGTCCTCGCGACCTGCGTCAACCTCCTGAACCCGTCTCTCGTCGTCGTCGGGGGCAGCCTGTCGCAGGTCGGGGAGCAGCTGCTCGCCGGGGTGCGGGAGGTCGTCTACCAGCGCTCGACCCCGCTCGCGACCCAGCATCTCACCATCACCCAGTCCCGCTCCGGCGAGACCGGCGGCGTCATCGGGGCGGCCACCATGGTCATCCAGGACACGCTCGGCGTCGCCTCCCGTCCGCTCCCCCGCTGA
- a CDS encoding Gfo/Idh/MocA family protein, which translates to MAAYSDLPGVELVAIAGMEDGPRAELGEKYGVTRLYSDWRDLVADGDLDVVSVAVPTFLHAPIAVGALEAGIHVLSEKPIARTAVEAQTMVDAAHRSGRVLEVAFNHRRRGDIEALKAAIDAGQIGRPYHARAIWLRRAGIPALGSWFTNREMAGGGPLIDIGVHVLDYALHLFGEPQVTAVSAVTHSELGARGRGGAKSDKQHVGSAYEVEDLASLLLRLEGGGSIVLETSWAAYRPAGDEFGITLYGTEGGADLRVVDYAPAGELTIFTGEGEEVEDVEVTADAGRGHLAVVETFLEHVADTANWAHWDGSLALDRARVIDAAYESARIGAEVRLSPATAGLDADDETATETTTETQEA; encoded by the coding sequence ATGGCCGCCTACTCCGACCTCCCCGGCGTCGAGCTCGTCGCCATCGCCGGCATGGAGGACGGCCCGCGCGCCGAGCTCGGCGAGAAGTACGGCGTCACCCGCCTGTACAGCGACTGGCGCGACCTCGTCGCCGACGGCGACCTCGACGTCGTCAGCGTCGCCGTCCCCACCTTCCTGCACGCCCCGATCGCCGTCGGTGCGCTGGAGGCCGGCATCCACGTTCTCAGCGAGAAGCCGATCGCCCGCACCGCAGTCGAGGCCCAGACGATGGTGGACGCCGCGCACCGCTCCGGCCGCGTGCTGGAGGTCGCCTTCAACCACCGCCGCCGCGGCGACATCGAGGCGCTCAAGGCCGCGATCGACGCCGGCCAGATCGGCCGGCCCTACCACGCGCGGGCGATCTGGCTCCGGCGCGCCGGCATCCCGGCGCTCGGCAGCTGGTTCACCAACCGCGAGATGGCCGGCGGCGGCCCGCTGATCGACATCGGCGTGCACGTGCTCGACTACGCGCTGCACCTGTTCGGCGAGCCGCAGGTGACCGCGGTCTCCGCCGTCACCCACTCCGAGCTCGGCGCGCGCGGCCGCGGCGGCGCGAAGAGCGACAAGCAGCACGTCGGCTCCGCCTACGAGGTGGAGGACCTGGCCAGCCTGCTGCTGCGCCTGGAGGGCGGCGGCTCCATCGTCCTGGAGACGAGCTGGGCCGCCTACCGCCCGGCCGGCGACGAGTTCGGCATCACCCTCTACGGCACCGAGGGCGGCGCCGACCTCCGCGTCGTCGACTACGCCCCCGCCGGCGAGCTGACCATCTTCACCGGGGAGGGCGAGGAGGTCGAGGACGTGGAGGTCACCGCCGACGCCGGCCGCGGCCACCTCGCTGTGGTCGAGACGTTCCTTGAGCACGTCGCCGACACGGCGAACTGGGCGCACTGGGACGGCTCGCTCGCCCTCGACCGCGCGCGCGTCATCGACGCCGCGTACGAGTCGGCCCGCATCGGCGCCGAGGTGCGCCTGAGCCCGGCGACGGCCGGCCTCGACGCGGACGACGAGACCGCCACCGAGACCACCACCGAGACCCAGGAGGCATGA
- a CDS encoding ThuA domain-containing protein, which produces MTMTALRVTVWNEGVHETTQPAIAAIYPDGIHGAIASGLAELLGEEVDVRTATLADPEHGLSEQQLAETDVLLWWGHIAHDQVSDEVVERVRQHVLGGMGLIVLHSGHFSKIFIRMLGTTCSLRWRNPEGGERELVWNVNPTHPIAQGVDQPIVIEAQEMYGEFFDIPTPDDLVFISSFTGGEVFRSGVTFTRGRGKIFYFSPGDQEYPVYFHPQVRRVLANGVRWAAPIAGVRQAPEVSNPQPV; this is translated from the coding sequence ATGACCATGACCGCACTGCGCGTCACCGTCTGGAACGAAGGCGTCCACGAGACCACCCAGCCCGCGATCGCCGCGATCTACCCCGACGGCATCCACGGCGCCATCGCCTCCGGCCTCGCCGAGCTGCTCGGCGAGGAGGTCGACGTGCGCACCGCGACGCTCGCCGACCCCGAGCACGGCCTGAGCGAGCAGCAGCTCGCCGAGACCGACGTGCTGCTCTGGTGGGGTCACATCGCGCACGACCAGGTCTCCGACGAGGTCGTGGAGCGCGTACGTCAGCACGTCCTCGGCGGGATGGGACTCATCGTGCTGCACTCCGGGCACTTCTCGAAGATCTTCATCCGGATGCTCGGCACCACCTGCTCGCTGCGCTGGCGCAACCCGGAGGGCGGCGAGCGCGAGCTGGTCTGGAACGTCAACCCCACCCACCCGATCGCCCAGGGCGTCGATCAGCCCATCGTGATCGAGGCGCAGGAGATGTACGGGGAGTTCTTCGACATCCCGACGCCGGACGACCTGGTGTTCATCAGCTCGTTCACCGGCGGCGAGGTCTTCCGCTCCGGCGTGACGTTCACACGCGGCCGCGGCAAGATCTTCTACTTCTCGCCGGGCGACCAGGAGTACCCGGTGTACTTCCACCCGCAGGTGCGCCGCGTCCTCGCGAACGGCGTGCGCTGGGCGGCTCCGATCGCGGGCGTGCGCCAGGCCCCGGAGGTCTCCAACCCGCAGCCGGTCTGA
- a CDS encoding Gfo/Idh/MocA family protein, giving the protein MVSLPSPRFPDPADAPALRWGVIGPGVIAGDFTDALHAHTAQRMVACGSRSAERAARFASEHGVERAHDSYEALVADPEVDVVYVATPHSEHSEHALLAIAAGKHILVEKPLAASAEQARRIAEAAREAGVFAMEAMWTRYLPQTDVVRQLLDAGALGEVRVVTADFGGNAAFDPAGRLWDPALAGGALLDLGVYVVSWASFVLGAPAGIIAAGTLAPTGVDEQAALILSSARGAQALLSTGLRAGTPSLATICGSDGRIELDSPFWGPSGLRLVGADGRVAGEWRDPYGRPYRQGMSYEAAALARYVAEGRTESPLHSLDEAVSTLATIDEARRQLGAAGVG; this is encoded by the coding sequence ATGGTCAGCCTCCCCTCTCCCCGTTTCCCCGACCCGGCCGACGCTCCCGCGCTGCGCTGGGGCGTGATCGGCCCCGGCGTGATCGCCGGCGACTTCACCGACGCGCTGCACGCGCACACGGCCCAGCGGATGGTCGCCTGCGGCTCCCGGTCGGCCGAGCGCGCCGCCCGGTTCGCCTCCGAGCACGGCGTCGAGCGGGCGCACGACTCGTACGAGGCGCTGGTCGCGGACCCGGAGGTGGACGTCGTCTACGTGGCCACGCCGCACAGCGAGCACTCCGAGCACGCCCTCCTGGCGATCGCGGCGGGAAAGCACATCCTGGTCGAGAAGCCGCTCGCCGCGAGCGCCGAGCAGGCCAGGCGGATCGCCGAGGCCGCACGGGAGGCCGGCGTCTTCGCGATGGAGGCGATGTGGACCCGCTACCTCCCGCAGACCGATGTCGTCCGGCAGCTCCTCGACGCCGGCGCGCTGGGCGAAGTGCGCGTCGTCACCGCGGACTTCGGCGGCAACGCCGCGTTCGACCCGGCCGGCCGGCTGTGGGATCCGGCGCTGGCCGGCGGCGCCCTCCTCGACCTCGGGGTCTACGTGGTATCGTGGGCGTCCTTCGTGCTCGGCGCCCCCGCCGGGATCATCGCGGCAGGGACGCTGGCGCCGACCGGGGTGGACGAGCAGGCGGCCCTGATCCTCAGCTCCGCCCGCGGCGCCCAGGCACTCCTCAGCACGGGTCTGCGCGCCGGCACTCCGTCGCTCGCGACCATCTGCGGCTCGGACGGCCGGATCGAGCTGGACAGCCCGTTCTGGGGCCCGAGCGGCCTGCGTCTCGTCGGAGCGGACGGCCGCGTCGCCGGCGAGTGGCGCGACCCGTACGGGCGGCCCTACCGGCAGGGGATGTCATACGAGGCGGCCGCGCTCGCCCGCTACGTCGCGGAGGGCCGCACCGAGTCGCCGCTGCACTCGCTCGACGAGGCCGTGTCCACACTCGCCACGATCGACGAGGCGCGCCGCCAGCTCGGCGCCGCGGGCGTGGGCTGA
- a CDS encoding YqaJ viral recombinase family protein — MFDRSATRTADLYRPGVLADLGPSSSAPAPRPVVPAVPGATGHLARVVASSSDRVGWLRARSRGITATDVAKLSTQQSLRAAVYDKLNGSGFSGNVFTQHGRSREPEIAAWVAATHGIQPSDLLFHAERDRRHLATPDGLVLRTGGRIELAEIKTTNKPFNSIPRHYLRQIWWQQYVLGAERTLFVWEQHDRFVPIHDEPQCQWVDRDDREIARLVALAGDLIDLLREATARPVAQVQPTVAS, encoded by the coding sequence GTGTTCGACCGCTCCGCCACCCGCACCGCCGACCTTTACCGGCCCGGCGTCCTGGCGGACCTCGGCCCCAGCTCGTCGGCTCCGGCCCCTCGGCCGGTCGTGCCGGCGGTCCCCGGGGCCACCGGCCATCTGGCGCGCGTCGTCGCGTCCTCCAGCGACCGGGTCGGCTGGCTCCGCGCGCGCAGCCGCGGCATCACCGCGACCGACGTCGCCAAGCTGTCGACGCAGCAGTCGCTGCGCGCCGCCGTCTACGACAAGCTGAACGGCTCCGGGTTCTCCGGCAACGTCTTCACCCAGCACGGCCGCAGCCGGGAGCCGGAGATCGCCGCCTGGGTGGCCGCGACGCACGGCATCCAGCCGTCCGACCTGCTCTTCCACGCCGAGCGCGACCGCCGGCACCTGGCGACGCCGGACGGTCTGGTCCTCCGGACCGGCGGCCGCATCGAGCTCGCCGAGATCAAGACCACGAACAAGCCGTTCAACAGCATCCCCCGGCACTACCTCCGGCAGATCTGGTGGCAGCAGTACGTGCTGGGCGCCGAGCGGACGCTGTTCGTCTGGGAGCAGCACGACCGGTTCGTTCCCATCCACGACGAGCCGCAGTGCCAGTGGGTCGACCGCGACGACCGGGAGATCGCCCGGCTGGTGGCGCTGGCCGGCGACCTGATCGACCTCCTCCGGGAGGCGACGGCCCGGCCGGTCGCCCAGGTTCAGCCGACCGTCGCGTCGTAG